The following is a genomic window from Mus pahari chromosome 1, PAHARI_EIJ_v1.1, whole genome shotgun sequence.
CTTCATCCTCAATGGCAATGTGgatatacaccaccatgccctggcTGGGTTTATACTTTGTTTAGACTGACTTGTAAGACAGGCTTATATTTCCACAGGTGCCTTTACTTCCTTGCCTCAAAACCTGGAAAGTGGAGGAGTACAGTCTAAAGCCcctgtgcattttaaaaattgaatgtaTAAGTCACTTCCACTTAGCTGAggtttctgttcatttgttttgttattttggttttttgagacagggtttctcagtgtagcttcagctgtcctggaactcacctccCAAGTGTAGAGATTAAAGCCGTGTGTCACCACAGTGCTTTCTGTTCATTTGTGCTCCTGGGAAAGGAGTCAAAATTGATAAACATCTAAACAAAGTCAGGAAGTCACAGAGAGTAGGTTCCTCTCTGTTCTGTGCCACTAACCAAAGCAAAGCTATAGAAAGCAAGTGTAAGAAGTAGAAAATGGGTGTTCATAAGATAGGATATGGAAACACCGGGGAAATACCTATTAGacccttttgttatttttttgtggttCTGTTCATCAGAGTCTCAAGGACACTAGGAtgcaaggacacagagaaaacaaaaactgcttTGGGCTGTGGATCCCATAGGAATGACAGCTTTAAGAAAGcttaagatagatagatagatagatgatagattagatagatagatagatagatagatagatagatagatagatagatagatagatagatagatagatagatagacagatagcaGTATAGGAAAACATTCCAGGATCCTCCTGACACAGAGACTGACCTCAAGGCTTCCTGAAGTAGATTCTTTCATTACTCATAGTATCTTCTTGGGATAAAATACATGGCAATGCTTTAGTAAGATTTTGACTAATTCATGTTTCTTTTAAGCTAACTCTAAAGATCTTGGTCAGGTTTAGAATACACTTTTCAATGTCTAATTATGCATAGCCCATGCTGGAAAGAATTTAGATACAAGGAGACCTGCAGAGAAGAGCATTTACAGTCTTGCCAAAGAACTGAAGACAGTGCTCTGGGATTCAGGCTGTAACTTGTGGGTATGAGAGGAAAGGATTGGTGGGACACTCCATGGGTCTTTTTGTCCCAGCTTACCACTAAACACAGCCTCAGAAAACACTGTTGGGATAGTTTCTGCCCTCACTTAGAAGAAATGGAATCTAAAGAGGCATCATAGGGAAAAAATCAGCCAGCCCCATatcagaaaatacttttattaaaaaattttgtGTTTGCTTCATGATCAGAATAGAAAAATACTACTATGAACTACTAAATGGGTTCTGGATCACCATCTCTttgagcaggatggggggaggtaGGGCAGCATGGAGAACACACATTGGAATCAGCCCAAGAGCCCACCATTATGAGGCTCTCCATGGTCATACAGGACAGATGTACATGCACAGGGTGCTGTGGCTCAGGTTCTGCTGGAAGCCCAACAAAACTAGATGGTCCACACAAGGTGCTCTGGCCATGATGACCACAGAAGAGAACTTGAGATCATTAGGAAGCTGTTAGAAACACCAAGATGGGAACAGCCTTGCCCCTCCCTACAACAAAAGGAAAGAGTCTCCTGCTGATGATCCAGCTTTAAAGATGGTGCCACTGGCCTCAGTGCCCAAATGTCTGCACTGAGGAAAAACCACACAAACCTTTCCCAGGTCAGCTCGACCTACCACTTTTCACAAGTGTGGCTGAAGTACCAGATGTGTTGTCACCGTGATGGACTACCAGCTGGAATTCTTGTACTTCAGATCCTGTCCATACTaaaggcaaaaagaaacaaactgttAAAAAGACCAATGaatagggatggagagatgacagGGCAGTTAAGGacattggctactcttccagagggcctagcTTCAATTCGGCATCACGtgacagacagctcacaactgtaactcacgttccagtggatctgactccctcacacaAGCATACAGGCAGGTCGAACACcattggacatttaaaaaaaaaaaaaaaaaaaaaaaaaaaaagactagtgaCTAACAACTGTTAGCTTGGACTCTGCATTTTAGATGTCTCTTGATTCCAAAGAACCATTAGGCTATCTTCCTTAGGAAAGAAGCTTTGGGGCCTgggaaaatggttcagtgggtaaagtacttgccactcaagcatgaggaccagcaCCCATAGGAGAAATGGGTTTCCTGGGGTAAGCTGGCTAGCTGCTCTAAGCAAATTGAAGAGCTTTGAGTTCAAGTGAAAGACTCTCCAATATAATAAGGTAGAAAGTTATGAAGACACTTAACATCATCAGCCTCtggtctgcacacacacatacctaaacatTTGTGTATACACAAAGATGAATATACAGATGCAGAACGCATATACACAGAACCTGTCTACCTACTGGAATTCAGAAAAGCATTACCATGGACACCCCCTTAAATTCAGTTTTCTACATCTTCTAGGCCTTCTAAGAGCAATGCATCCCTATCTGGGTGGGGAATCCAGCCCTCAGCTGTAATACCTGGAGAAGGTGGCCAGCGTGAGGATCTCAAGCAGCAGCTCTGAGCCACAAAAGAAGAGCAAGATACTGTTCATGATAGCTTCTAGGCGGAGCACGTAGGTCTGCAGCAGAAGGTAATAGGAAGCCATCATGGCAGATGGGAAGGTCAAGGCCACACTAATGCCAAGGGGCATCTTTCGCTGGCAGAGGTTTCCCTTTGTACCTATAAAAAAATAGCCCCCACAGTTACCTGCAAATGTTAACTGCTTTTCCTGGCttcagcctgttttgttttggtttttcctcaACCTCAGGAAGTATCTGGTGTGACAGATggacagaacagagaaaaattaCCCTGAGTAGGGAtgtcatatttgaatattttattaatttattgcttattttctgtgtatgagtgtgcactgtgtatgtgtgtttagcctggtgcctgtggaggtcagaacacatcagattctctggaactggagttacaaagggtTTTAGCCACCATGTGATGCTGGGCcttgaaccctggttctctggaaaagtagccagtgctcttaaccactgagccatttcaaaataatattccagggctggtgagatggctcagccagtaagagcaccgaccactcttccaaaggtcctgagttcaaatcccagcaaccacatggtggc
Proteins encoded in this region:
- the Tmem216 gene encoding transmembrane protein 216 isoform X1: MAPRDKRLSSTPLEVLFFLNGWYYATYFLLELLIFLYKGLLLPYPTANLVLDVVMLLLYLGIEVIRLFFGTKGNLCQRKMPLGISVALTFPSAMMASYYLLLQTYVLRLEAIMNSILLFFCGSELLLEILTLATFSSMDRI
- the Tmem216 gene encoding transmembrane protein 216 isoform X2, producing MLLLYLGIEVIRLFFGTKGNLCQRKMPLGISVALTFPSAMMASYYLLLQTYVLRLEAIMNSILLFFCGSELLLEILTLATFSSMDRI